In Candidatus Bathyarchaeota archaeon, the genomic window GCGCCGCCTCCACGAGCAGAGCCGTCCAGTTTTGCCACTAAGATTGAGCCTATCGGGGTGGCTTCGTGGAATGCTTTTGCTTGCGTCGCGGCCTGCTGCCCTATAGTGCCGTCTATAACAAGCACGACCTCGTCAGGTTTGACGGCTTTCTCCAGTTGCTTCATCTCTTCAATGAGACTTTTTTCTTCTTTGTGGCGTCCCGATGTGTCAAGTATCACAAAATCGCGGTTATGAAATTCTTTCAGTCCTTCTCTAGCGATGTTAACTGAGTTTTTCGATTTTGGGTCACCGTATACTGGAACGTTAATTCGGCTGGCTAGCTGTTTTAGTTGGTCAAAGGCGCCTGGTCTGAACGTGTCTACGCATATTAAAGCTGGTTTTAGTCCTCTTTTTTGTAAATATCGGGCGAGCTTGGCAGAAGCTGTAGTTTTTCCCGAGCCCTGAATGCCAACAAGCATAATGACACGGCGTTTGCCCGGCTCAATCTTAAATGGAACAGCTTTCTCTCCAAGAAAACGGGTTATTTCCTCATAAACCACTTTTACTACGTGCTCTTTTCTAGAGATGCCTAGAGGAAGATCTTCTTTCAAGGCTCTGTCTTCAATTCGCTTCGATATGCTGAGAACTAACTGAACGCTTACGTCGGCTTGTAAAAGCGCTCTTTGAATGTCGTGGACAAGTTCCTTCACTACTGCCTCGTCCACGACAGCTGCTTTAAAAACTCTTTTTAAAGCGCCGTGGATAGATGAGCCGAGACGTTCTAGCACCATGACCGTTCACTTTATCCTTAAACTCGGTGCGTGCTTAAATAGGATTTGGGTTTACCACAACCTTTTTGTCAAGCTTTTAATAACTAAGAAGACTAGGGAAGATTCTTTGGCAGTTCCTATAAATTTTGTGGAAAAAAGCCCAATTCCTTCTGGAGCCACAATGCTTTGCGGGTTCCCAGATGTTGGCCTTGTCGGCGTACTGGCTTCATCTCATGTTATTTCTGAGCTTAACTTAGTTGAAATGGCTTATGTTGACTCTGACCTGTTGCCGCCGATTGTTGTGTTACATGAAGGCTTGCCTCATGCGCCGATTCGTATATTTGGAAATGACGATTTGCTTGTTACGATTGCAGAAACTGCGATTCCGGCGGGGGGAGTTCAACGTCTTATGCGAAGTTTTGTAGAGTGGGGAAAGTCGAAGAACGTTAAGATGATGATTCCGATAGGTGGGATACCTGTGCAGAACCGTCAAGACATTGAAGAGCCTAAAGTGTTCGGTACCGCTTCGAGCCTTGACATGATCAAACTGTTGGAGCAGAAAGGCGTCAACGTGTTAAAGGAAGGCTACATGGTTGGGCCTCAAGCGTTAATCATGCGCTACTGCGCCGAACGCAGCATCCCAGCAATAGCTCTGCTCGCCCAATCATTCTACAACTATCCCGACCCAGAAGCCTCGGCAGCTACACTGAACCAATTAGCCAAAGTCACAGGCATAAAAGTGGACGTTTCCAAGCTGTTTGAGAAGGGAGAAGAAATTAGACTCAGGGCGAAAGATGTGATGAAACGTACTCAGCGGGAGTTGACTAAGATGAAGAAGGGGCAAGAGTATGACTTGCCGCTTTATGTTTAGGGAGGGGGAAAATAAGGCATGTCAAGTAGTAGAAGAAGACGGTCAATCTTCGAATTGATTAACGAGTATATTGAAGAGATGGAGTCGCTGGCTGAAGAACTATTGCCCACTGAACGGCCAAGCTGGGATATTCAAGCACATACCATAGAACCCTTGTGTAACGTGTTCGTCACGCCAGATGAAGTGGTTGTCACAGCAGACCTGCCTTTTTCCGATCCCGACTCGATAAAAGTTGAGCCCATTGACCGAAACACTCTTGAGATAAGTGCAAAAATAAAACGAAAAGTATGCTGCGAAGATTTAGGCATAATCCATCAAAGAGGCGAATTTTCCACCTTCAAATG contains:
- a CDS encoding signal recognition particle protein Srp54; the encoded protein is MVLERLGSSIHGALKRVFKAAVVDEAVVKELVHDIQRALLQADVSVQLVLSISKRIEDRALKEDLPLGISRKEHVVKVVYEEITRFLGEKAVPFKIEPGKRRVIMLVGIQGSGKTTASAKLARYLQKRGLKPALICVDTFRPGAFDQLKQLASRINVPVYGDPKSKNSVNIAREGLKEFHNRDFVILDTSGRHKEEKSLIEEMKQLEKAVKPDEVVLVIDGTIGQQAATQAKAFHEATPIGSILVAKLDGSARGGGALSAVAAIGSPIKFISTGEKIGDIEAFVPSRFVGRLLGMGDLESLIEKVREAEIRIPEKKAKKILSGKFTLTDMYEQFEAMKGMGPFKRLLQMLPGMSYNIPDDMVDMAQDRLEKWRVIIQSMTPKERESPKMFSSSRIRRVAKGSGTSEKEVKELLQQYNMMRRMMKQLRRKKLPFLTGKKLPKGFR
- a CDS encoding PAC2 family protein; this encodes MAVPINFVEKSPIPSGATMLCGFPDVGLVGVLASSHVISELNLVEMAYVDSDLLPPIVVLHEGLPHAPIRIFGNDDLLVTIAETAIPAGGVQRLMRSFVEWGKSKNVKMMIPIGGIPVQNRQDIEEPKVFGTASSLDMIKLLEQKGVNVLKEGYMVGPQALIMRYCAERSIPAIALLAQSFYNYPDPEASAATLNQLAKVTGIKVDVSKLFEKGEEIRLRAKDVMKRTQRELTKMKKGQEYDLPLYV
- a CDS encoding Hsp20/alpha crystallin family protein — its product is MSSSRRRRSIFELINEYIEEMESLAEELLPTERPSWDIQAHTIEPLCNVFVTPDEVVVTADLPFSDPDSIKVEPIDRNTLEISAKIKRKVCCEDLGIIHQRGEFSTFKCQTRIPMPVDMEKREAKFKKGILEIRLPRKKGYEIKVE